A section of the Oscillospiraceae bacterium genome encodes:
- a CDS encoding sigma-E processing peptidase SpoIIGA has translation MTVYLDTLFALNTLVNYLLLLAAARLIDCPFRRWRLWLGAALGGAYAVFVFLPAGHLAAAWPGKALAALLMAAAALGGLPWRRFVRFVLVFWGVSFALGGCLLALQFVTGRGLLQNGVPVAPLNMPTLLLGTGVCHLLLTLVFRRSARHGGAARDVVGVRVGWADRETAFSALRDTGNTLSDPLTGAPVMVTELDRVRDVLPPAASLLIDDKALRRPEVLLVHLSALGLAGRFRLIPYRAVGVDCGFLLAFRPDTVRVGQVRTDNLLVALSPTALSAEGIYSAVVGE, from the coding sequence GTGACCGTCTACCTGGATACCCTGTTCGCGCTCAATACTTTGGTCAATTACCTGTTGCTGCTGGCTGCCGCCCGCCTGATCGACTGCCCGTTCCGGCGCTGGCGGCTGTGGTTGGGCGCGGCGCTGGGCGGCGCGTATGCCGTCTTCGTCTTCCTGCCGGCCGGACATCTGGCCGCCGCCTGGCCGGGCAAGGCGCTGGCCGCGCTGCTGATGGCCGCCGCCGCGCTGGGCGGACTGCCCTGGCGCCGGTTCGTTCGGTTTGTGCTGGTGTTCTGGGGCGTCTCCTTCGCGCTGGGCGGCTGTCTGCTGGCGCTGCAGTTCGTGACCGGGCGGGGTCTCCTGCAAAACGGCGTGCCCGTCGCGCCGCTGAACATGCCCACGCTACTGCTCGGTACCGGCGTGTGTCATCTGCTGCTCACGCTGGTCTTCCGGCGCTCGGCCCGCCACGGCGGCGCGGCGCGGGACGTCGTCGGCGTGCGCGTCGGCTGGGCGGACCGCGAGACCGCGTTCTCCGCCCTGCGCGACACCGGCAATACCCTCTCGGACCCGCTCACCGGCGCTCCGGTCATGGTTACGGAGCTCGACCGGGTGCGGGACGTCCTGCCCCCGGCGGCGTCCCTGCTCATCGACGACAAGGCCCTGCGCCGGCCGGAGGTTTTGTTGGTCCATCTCTCCGCTTTGGGCCTCGCCGGGCGTTTTCGTCTCATCCCCTACCGTGCCGTCGGCGTGGACTGCGGTTTTCTGCTGGCCTTTCGCCCAGATACCGTGAGGGTCGGACAGGTCCGCACCGACAACCTTTTGGTGGCTCTTTCCCCCACGGCATTGTCCGCGGAGGGTATCTACTCCGCCGTGGTGGGAGAATAA